A window of the Chryseobacterium arthrosphaerae genome harbors these coding sequences:
- a CDS encoding peptidoglycan D,D-transpeptidase FtsI family protein: MNTRYFKIFSILVAIALIFVARLAYLQLFTDRYALNAANTSIKTEYIIPQRGVIFDRNGKIMVGNQPAYEVSFTQALMKPDFDTLGFCSLMKISKNDFINRINVIKKEKYYSKLTPMTFLKDLSREDIARVQEIIFKYPAFNIVQRPQRQYEVSTSGNLLGYTSEVNDPEIKKDSTYYLPGDFIGKKGVEKSYEKELRGVKGVKYIQKDIRLRNIGSYKNGTLDKDVITGKDVTLTIDYDLQRMAEEMLVNKHGAIVAIDPNNGEILTLATGPDVDPNLFTGPYKSKNIYALNKDTVYENKPMFDRSVQAAYPPGSTFKLLTALAGMQMGVMDEKTIFPCGGGFYYRGLRIKGHGGADPLIPSIQVSSNCYFSHAYLAIMNKYPGNPSKGVDEWKKIMNSFGVGEFLNNDLASGAKGRIPSGEFYEKRMKSILKASGSTKDYKNWDPLATGAVFNGMGQGDVMLTPLQMANFVAAIANKGWYYTPHIVKAIDGKANPDPRFKVKHKTLVDAKHFEPVLKGMEAVVLRGTARSLKSNDFTQLAKTGTAQVPQGKDNSIFVLIAPADKPKIVVAAVMEHAGFGATWAGPACTVIAEKFITGDLKRENLYKKMTSASFMPEYKRQWVADLKRKGLYVDPKMDSIKRKRMQDSLEFVKQQKAKLKKRIEEETKNNSTAKKPAKE; encoded by the coding sequence TTGAACACACGTTATTTTAAAATTTTTTCCATCCTCGTTGCTATCGCCCTTATTTTTGTGGCGAGGCTTGCGTATTTGCAATTGTTTACAGACCGTTACGCATTGAATGCGGCGAATACTTCCATTAAAACCGAATATATCATCCCGCAGCGTGGCGTTATTTTCGACAGGAACGGGAAGATCATGGTGGGAAACCAGCCGGCCTATGAAGTTTCTTTTACACAGGCTTTGATGAAACCTGATTTTGATACCCTTGGATTCTGCAGCCTGATGAAGATTTCTAAAAATGATTTCATCAACAGGATCAATGTTATCAAAAAAGAGAAATATTACTCCAAGCTGACTCCGATGACCTTCCTGAAAGACCTCAGCAGGGAAGATATAGCAAGGGTCCAGGAAATCATTTTCAAATATCCTGCTTTTAATATTGTACAGCGTCCACAGCGTCAGTATGAAGTGTCCACTTCCGGTAACCTCTTAGGATATACCAGTGAGGTGAATGATCCTGAAATTAAAAAAGATTCTACTTATTACCTTCCCGGCGACTTTATCGGGAAAAAAGGGGTTGAAAAGTCTTATGAGAAGGAGCTTCGTGGGGTAAAAGGAGTGAAATATATTCAAAAAGATATCAGACTCCGTAATATTGGTTCCTATAAAAACGGTACTCTTGACAAAGATGTCATTACCGGAAAAGATGTCACTCTTACCATTGATTACGATCTTCAGAGAATGGCTGAAGAGATGCTGGTGAATAAGCATGGTGCCATTGTTGCCATCGACCCGAATAACGGTGAGATTTTAACACTGGCTACTGGTCCTGATGTGGATCCGAACCTGTTTACCGGACCTTACAAATCCAAGAATATTTATGCTTTAAATAAAGATACGGTTTACGAGAACAAACCTATGTTTGACAGGTCGGTTCAGGCTGCGTATCCTCCAGGATCTACATTTAAACTGCTGACGGCCCTTGCGGGAATGCAGATGGGAGTAATGGATGAAAAAACGATTTTCCCATGTGGAGGCGGATTCTATTATAGAGGTTTAAGAATTAAAGGACATGGCGGAGCTGATCCTCTGATCCCTTCAATCCAGGTTTCCAGTAACTGTTACTTTTCGCATGCTTACCTGGCGATCATGAATAAATATCCCGGTAACCCTTCAAAAGGGGTTGATGAATGGAAAAAAATCATGAACAGTTTCGGGGTCGGAGAATTCTTAAATAATGACCTGGCATCAGGAGCAAAAGGAAGAATTCCGAGTGGAGAGTTCTACGAGAAAAGAATGAAATCTATTCTTAAGGCAAGCGGATCAACAAAAGATTATAAAAACTGGGATCCTTTGGCTACAGGAGCTGTTTTCAACGGAATGGGGCAGGGAGATGTAATGCTTACTCCTTTACAGATGGCCAATTTCGTAGCGGCAATTGCCAACAAAGGCTGGTATTATACACCTCATATCGTTAAGGCGATTGATGGGAAAGCCAATCCGGACCCAAGATTTAAAGTAAAACATAAAACCCTTGTAGATGCCAAACATTTTGAGCCGGTATTGAAAGGAATGGAAGCCGTGGTTTTAAGAGGAACGGCGAGAAGCTTAAAATCGAATGATTTCACTCAGCTGGCAAAAACAGGTACTGCGCAGGTTCCACAGGGAAAGGATAACTCAATTTTTGTATTGATCGCTCCTGCAGACAAACCTAAAATTGTTGTTGCTGCAGTAATGGAACATGCAGGATTTGGTGCTACATGGGCAGGGCCGGCATGTACGGTAATTGCTGAAAAATTTATCACCGGAGACCTTAAGAGAGAAAATCTTTACAAGAAAATGACCTCAGCGAGTTTTATGCCTGAGTATAAAAGGCAATGGGTGGCGGATCTGAAACGTAAAGGTCTTTATGTTGATCCTAAAATGGATTCAATTAAACGTAAAAGAATGCAGGACAGCCTTGAGTTTGTAAAACAGCAGAAGGCCAAACTGAAAAAAAGAATAGAAGAAGAAACAAAAAATAATAGCACTGCTAAAAAACCGGCAAAAGAATGA
- the mreC gene encoding rod shape-determining protein MreC, producing the protein MGFLLRLFSKNTLFVFFIFLQIVALVLIFSRNAMQRSWIAGQTAAVNSWVSGYIDEGVSYLKLKQINEDLVVQNKALMAELYGKDGAKVPVFKRVHDTIGGGQIYTFVDGEIVFNSINRRNNYFTINRGRRDGVFPQMGVMAPKGIAGIVINSTDSYALVQSVLSVSKIRINAALKNSGYFGTLTWNGDNSRVMHLADIPKYVALKIGDTVVTDGKSAIFPKGVTIGTIAGYSVDNKTGFWDISVELSEKMGSLNKVYVVKNLKKAEVQKIQDTMQAVIKKEND; encoded by the coding sequence ATGGGATTTTTGCTGAGATTATTTTCGAAGAATACTCTTTTCGTCTTCTTTATATTCCTGCAAATTGTTGCTCTGGTTCTCATATTCTCCAGAAATGCCATGCAGAGATCCTGGATAGCGGGCCAGACGGCTGCCGTAAATTCCTGGGTTTCCGGATATATTGATGAAGGAGTTTCTTACCTGAAGCTCAAGCAGATCAATGAAGATCTTGTAGTGCAGAATAAAGCCCTTATGGCGGAACTCTATGGAAAAGACGGGGCAAAAGTTCCGGTGTTCAAAAGAGTTCATGATACTATTGGTGGCGGTCAGATCTATACTTTTGTAGACGGAGAAATTGTTTTTAACAGCATCAACAGAAGAAATAATTATTTTACGATCAACCGTGGCCGCAGAGACGGGGTTTTTCCTCAAATGGGTGTGATGGCGCCTAAAGGAATCGCAGGAATCGTAATCAATTCTACAGATAGCTATGCATTGGTTCAGTCGGTGCTGAGTGTAAGCAAGATCAGAATTAATGCCGCACTTAAAAATTCAGGATATTTTGGAACTTTAACATGGAACGGAGATAACTCCAGGGTGATGCACCTTGCAGATATCCCGAAATATGTAGCATTAAAGATCGGAGATACCGTAGTTACAGACGGAAAATCAGCTATTTTCCCGAAAGGTGTTACAATCGGGACCATTGCCGGATATTCCGTAGACAATAAAACCGGATTCTGGGACATCTCGGTTGAGCTGAGCGAAAAAATGGGATCGTTGAATAAAGTATACGTAGTAAAGAATCTTAAAAAGGCAGAAGTGCAGAAGATTCAGGATACTATGCAGGCTGTAATAAAAAAAGAAAATGATTAG
- the hemC gene encoding hydroxymethylbilane synthase, whose translation MKSIRIGTRNSALALWQAREVARHLQNNNYLTEIVPIVSSGDKNLNQPLYSLGITGVFTRDLDIALLNDEIDIAVHSLKDVPTQLPQNIEMIAYLERDYPQDILIRKESARNKEFHELKLATSSLRRRAFWLRNYPTTDFSDIRGNIQTRLQKLEDGDFDATILSLAGIKRMKMEIDYEMLPLMISAPSQGVISVAGHTDKPEINEIVSRINHQPTQICVEIERNFLSTLEGGCTAPIGAFAEIIGDQIRFKAALCSLDGKNCIAVDENFVYNSTENFGEKFAKVVLENGGKELMAEIKSQI comes from the coding sequence ATGAAAAGCATTAGAATCGGAACAAGAAATTCCGCACTTGCTCTTTGGCAGGCTAGAGAGGTTGCGAGGCACCTTCAGAACAATAATTATTTAACGGAAATTGTTCCTATCGTTTCTTCAGGCGATAAGAACCTTAATCAACCCTTATATTCCCTGGGAATCACCGGAGTCTTTACAAGAGACCTCGATATTGCCCTGCTGAATGATGAGATTGACATTGCCGTACATTCTTTAAAAGATGTGCCTACTCAATTACCTCAGAATATTGAGATGATCGCATATCTTGAAAGAGATTATCCACAGGACATCCTGATCAGAAAGGAATCTGCAAGAAATAAAGAATTCCACGAACTTAAGCTGGCGACAAGCAGCCTGAGAAGAAGAGCATTCTGGCTGAGAAATTATCCTACCACCGATTTTTCAGACATCCGTGGAAACATACAAACCAGGCTTCAGAAGCTGGAAGACGGAGATTTTGATGCCACGATCCTGTCTCTTGCAGGAATCAAAAGAATGAAAATGGAAATCGATTACGAGATGCTTCCATTGATGATTTCGGCGCCATCCCAAGGGGTTATTTCTGTGGCCGGACATACTGACAAGCCTGAGATCAACGAAATTGTAAGCAGGATCAATCACCAGCCTACCCAGATCTGCGTAGAGATCGAAAGAAACTTTTTAAGCACTTTAGAAGGAGGCTGTACTGCGCCAATTGGTGCTTTTGCAGAAATCATCGGTGATCAGATCCGCTTCAAAGCAGCCCTTTGCTCTTTAGATGGCAAAAACTGTATTGCTGTTGATGAAAACTTCGTGTATAATTCAACAGAAAATTTTGGAGAAAAGTTTGCTAAAGTTGTTCTTGAAAACGGTGGAAAAGAATTGATGGCAGAAATCAAAAGCCAGATCTAA
- a CDS encoding rod shape-determining protein: MSLFDMFTQEIAIDLGTANTLIIHNNKIVIDQPSIVAIERSSGKPIAVGEQAKHMQGKTHEDIKTIRPLKDGVIADFHASEHMIKEFIKKIPGIKGKFIQPALRIVICIPSGITEVEKRAVRDSAQKVNAKEVRLIYEPMAAAIGVGIDVQKPEGNMIIDIGGGTTEIAVVALGGIVCDKSVKIAGDVFTNDIAYYLRTHHNLYIGERTAERIKIEVGSAVEDLDVDIEDIPVQGRDLITGKPKEIMVGYKEIARALDKSIIRIEDAVMETLSLTPPELAADIYKTGIYLAGGGALLRGLADRIHKKTGLPVFVAEDPLRAVVRGTGIALKNMDKFNFLIK, translated from the coding sequence ATGAGTTTATTTGATATGTTTACGCAAGAAATTGCGATAGACCTTGGAACTGCTAATACCCTAATCATCCATAATAATAAAATTGTTATAGATCAACCTTCAATTGTTGCAATTGAACGTTCGTCGGGTAAACCGATTGCTGTCGGTGAGCAGGCTAAGCATATGCAAGGTAAAACTCACGAGGATATCAAAACGATCCGTCCTCTGAAAGATGGGGTTATCGCTGATTTCCACGCTTCTGAACATATGATCAAGGAATTTATCAAGAAAATTCCTGGTATTAAAGGTAAATTCATACAACCTGCATTACGAATCGTAATCTGTATTCCTTCTGGTATTACTGAAGTTGAAAAAAGAGCGGTAAGAGACTCTGCTCAGAAAGTCAATGCAAAAGAAGTAAGATTGATCTACGAACCAATGGCTGCTGCTATAGGGGTGGGGATCGACGTACAAAAACCTGAAGGGAACATGATCATCGATATAGGTGGTGGTACTACGGAAATAGCTGTAGTGGCCTTAGGAGGTATCGTATGTGATAAATCTGTAAAGATTGCCGGAGACGTATTTACCAATGATATTGCTTATTACTTAAGAACACACCATAACCTTTATATCGGAGAAAGAACTGCTGAGAGAATCAAAATTGAAGTAGGTTCTGCAGTTGAAGATCTTGATGTAGACATCGAAGACATCCCGGTACAGGGTAGAGATCTTATCACTGGGAAGCCTAAAGAAATTATGGTGGGATATAAAGAGATTGCCCGTGCCCTGGACAAATCAATCATCAGAATTGAAGATGCGGTAATGGAAACCCTTTCTCTTACTCCACCGGAACTTGCAGCGGATATTTACAAAACAGGTATTTATCTTGCCGGAGGTGGTGCTTTATTAAGAGGTCTTGCAGACAGAATCCACAAAAAAACAGGTCTTCCTGTATTTGTAGCGGAAGATCCGTTGAGAGCTGTTGTTCGCGGAACAGGGATTGCACTTAAGAATATGGATAAATTCAATTTCTTAATTAAATAA
- the hemA gene encoding glutamyl-tRNA reductase, whose translation MLQYSNIHQTSNFAVLSISYEKADVETRGKFAFFDENIKNFVSRVHQEDLGDAFVVSTCNRTEIYTTSPNYLLVAEEYCKTIGVNITDFLQFANILTKEEALIHLFRVAAGLESQIIGDFEIIGQIKKAYSRFKKERQNSNPYLERAINAAIQISKRIKNETGISNGAASVSYAAVHYILNSQKKITEKNILLLGVGEIGQNTVENLVKHVYQPKIKIANRTQEKAEKISQKYNIPHVDYSDFDKELKNTDILIVATGAKHPIINQSHFPNGKETLVIDLSIPHNVEKNVTENENVTLIDVDELSKQIQETIQQREKEIPKAEKIIKELMKDFIEWEKKRKLAPNIHHFKAVLKNMERNEMHNFYKKNKYINITDMELSDKMIQKITNRFAKYIIDNPLKAEEISKLMHEILVEQPNNEFNEKH comes from the coding sequence ATGTTACAGTATTCCAACATCCATCAAACATCCAATTTTGCCGTGCTTTCAATAAGCTACGAGAAGGCTGATGTAGAAACGAGAGGAAAATTTGCATTCTTTGATGAAAACATCAAAAACTTTGTTTCCCGGGTCCATCAGGAGGATCTTGGGGATGCATTTGTGGTCTCCACATGTAACAGGACCGAGATCTACACCACTTCACCCAATTATCTATTAGTAGCTGAAGAATACTGCAAAACCATCGGAGTCAACATTACAGATTTTCTCCAGTTTGCCAATATTCTTACCAAAGAAGAAGCATTGATCCATCTTTTCAGAGTGGCTGCCGGGCTTGAAAGTCAGATTATCGGGGATTTTGAAATCATCGGGCAGATCAAAAAAGCATACAGCCGTTTTAAAAAAGAACGACAAAACTCCAATCCTTATCTGGAAAGGGCCATCAATGCAGCCATCCAGATTTCGAAACGCATAAAAAATGAAACGGGAATTTCCAACGGAGCAGCTTCTGTTTCTTATGCAGCCGTTCATTATATCTTAAACAGCCAGAAAAAAATTACCGAAAAGAATATTCTTCTATTAGGGGTGGGTGAAATCGGGCAGAATACGGTTGAGAATCTTGTAAAGCATGTTTATCAGCCCAAAATAAAAATTGCCAACAGAACCCAGGAGAAAGCTGAAAAAATTTCCCAGAAATATAATATTCCTCACGTTGATTATTCTGATTTTGACAAGGAATTAAAAAATACAGATATTCTTATTGTAGCAACGGGAGCCAAACATCCTATCATCAATCAGTCTCATTTCCCGAACGGAAAAGAAACACTGGTGATCGATCTTTCTATTCCGCACAACGTTGAAAAGAACGTTACCGAAAATGAAAACGTAACACTGATTGACGTTGATGAGCTTTCAAAACAGATCCAGGAAACCATCCAGCAAAGGGAAAAAGAGATCCCGAAAGCTGAAAAGATCATCAAGGAACTCATGAAAGACTTTATTGAGTGGGAGAAAAAAAGAAAGCTGGCACCCAATATCCATCATTTCAAAGCGGTTTTAAAGAATATGGAACGCAACGAAATGCACAATTTTTATAAAAAGAATAAATACATAAACATCACGGATATGGAACTTTCTGATAAAATGATCCAGAAAATCACCAACCGTTTTGCAAAATATATCATCGATAATCCTTTAAAAGCCGAAGAAATTAGTAAATTAATGCACGAAATATTAGTTGAACAACCAAACAACGAATTCAATGAAAAGCATTAG
- a CDS encoding GNAT family acetyltransferase, with translation MKKMTKDKMKKIMAGGEICLACADGYHQVIRNGRCTCEPD, from the coding sequence ATGAAAAAGATGACCAAAGACAAAATGAAAAAAATTATGGCAGGAGGAGAAATCTGCCTTGCATGTGCAGACGGATATCATCAGGTGATCAGGAACGGACGCTGTACCTGTGAACCCGATTAA
- a CDS encoding rod shape-determining protein MreD yields MISRTLFTDILIMIFLVALQIVVLDRITVFGKYTPVLYPVFVMFYPFFRNKFQFLALSFLIGLSIDGFHYSWGINAFATTLIAYFRTLIFRTSTDTSTDFFSFQSLQWAQFLLFLFSSIFLHQLLVQYIEFFKLSRFFEILFNVLVTSVISFIFIVIYALIFKIKQKV; encoded by the coding sequence ATGATTAGCAGGACTTTATTTACCGACATATTGATTATGATCTTCCTTGTCGCATTACAAATTGTTGTACTGGACAGGATTACTGTTTTCGGGAAATATACACCGGTATTATATCCTGTATTCGTCATGTTCTATCCCTTTTTCAGAAATAAATTTCAATTCCTGGCCCTAAGTTTCCTGATAGGTCTTTCTATTGACGGATTCCATTATTCATGGGGTATCAATGCATTTGCAACTACTTTGATTGCTTATTTCAGAACATTGATTTTCAGGACTTCTACAGATACGTCTACAGACTTTTTTTCATTTCAGTCCCTTCAATGGGCGCAGTTTTTGCTGTTTTTATTTTCAAGTATTTTTCTGCATCAGCTTCTGGTACAATATATTGAGTTCTTTAAGCTCAGCAGATTTTTTGAAATATTATTTAATGTGTTGGTGACCAGTGTAATTTCATTTATATTTATAGTTATTTACGCATTAATATTTAAAATCAAACAAAAAGTTTGA
- a CDS encoding uroporphyrinogen-III synthase, which translates to MKILFTKNIDHNIISKELGEDIGVDCIEVIKTKPIMISPFELKNYSLIFTSVNGVTSFFKNRFKPNEDFTAKNYNKIYCVGEKTKRALRKHGFGTFKVLKNAETLSRFIIGNCQHEQFLHFCGNLAINVLDKDLPLQNISYKKITIYNTEEINPLIPEKYHAAVFFSPSGVRSFARRNSLNGMKLFSIGETTSGELRNYTQEKIFTSEENTLTSIFELIRKEFGNRI; encoded by the coding sequence ATGAAAATCTTATTTACCAAAAATATAGACCACAATATAATATCCAAAGAATTAGGAGAGGATATTGGGGTTGACTGTATTGAGGTAATCAAGACGAAACCGATTATGATCAGTCCGTTTGAACTGAAAAATTATTCTTTGATTTTTACCAGCGTCAATGGGGTGACTTCATTTTTCAAAAACAGATTTAAGCCCAATGAAGATTTTACGGCCAAGAATTACAATAAAATTTACTGCGTTGGGGAAAAGACCAAAAGGGCACTGAGAAAACACGGTTTCGGAACTTTTAAGGTTTTAAAAAACGCTGAAACCCTTTCCAGGTTTATTATCGGGAACTGCCAGCACGAACAGTTTCTTCACTTTTGCGGAAATCTTGCAATTAATGTTCTGGATAAAGATCTCCCTTTGCAAAACATCAGCTATAAAAAAATCACAATATATAATACGGAGGAAATCAATCCATTAATTCCTGAAAAATATCATGCTGCAGTATTTTTTAGTCCGAGCGGAGTTCGTAGTTTTGCAAGGCGAAATTCCCTTAATGGTATGAAACTTTTTTCAATCGGGGAAACGACTTCAGGTGAGCTGAGAAATTATACTCAGGAAAAAATTTTCACTTCCGAAGAAAATACACTAACCTCCATCTTTGAGCTGATCAGAAAGGAGTTTGGAAATAGAATTTAG
- the hemE gene encoding uroporphyrinogen decarboxylase, giving the protein MIKNDLYLKALRGETVERPPVWMMRQAGRYLPEFIALRDQYDFFTRCQTPELAAEITMQPIRRFPLDAAILFSDILVVPQAMGIDFKMKESVGPWLDTPIRTMEQVQNIETPDVNDTLGYVFDAIELTLQKLDNDIPLIGFAGSPWTILCYCVEGKGSKAFDIAKSFCFQQPEAAHLLLQKITDTTIAYLKRKVEKGVSAVQIFDSWGGMLSPTDYQEFSWQYINQIVEALSPLTHVVVFGKGCWFALEDMTMSKASALGVDWTIKPEFARTLTNHTMTLQGNFDPARLHSTPETIKKMVNEMINRFGKDRYIANLGHGILPNVPVENAEAFIRAVVDWKPNL; this is encoded by the coding sequence ATGATTAAAAACGACCTATATTTAAAAGCACTTCGCGGAGAAACCGTTGAAAGACCTCCTGTCTGGATGATGAGGCAGGCTGGAAGATATCTGCCGGAATTCATTGCCCTGAGAGACCAATATGACTTCTTTACAAGATGTCAGACTCCTGAACTGGCTGCTGAAATTACAATGCAGCCTATCCGCAGATTTCCGTTGGATGCAGCGATTCTTTTTTCGGATATCCTGGTAGTTCCGCAGGCTATGGGAATTGATTTCAAAATGAAAGAATCTGTTGGCCCGTGGTTGGATACCCCGATCAGAACAATGGAACAGGTTCAGAATATTGAAACTCCGGATGTGAATGATACTTTAGGTTATGTTTTTGATGCTATTGAGCTGACTCTTCAGAAGCTTGACAATGATATTCCGCTGATCGGTTTTGCCGGTTCTCCATGGACTATTCTTTGTTACTGTGTGGAAGGAAAAGGAAGCAAAGCATTTGATATTGCCAAGTCTTTCTGTTTCCAGCAGCCTGAGGCCGCTCATCTGTTGCTTCAGAAGATTACAGATACTACCATTGCCTATTTAAAGAGAAAGGTTGAAAAAGGAGTTTCTGCGGTACAGATCTTTGATTCGTGGGGAGGAATGCTTTCTCCTACAGATTACCAGGAGTTCTCATGGCAGTATATCAACCAGATCGTTGAAGCATTGAGCCCGCTTACCCATGTAGTGGTATTCGGAAAAGGATGCTGGTTTGCATTGGAAGATATGACCATGTCTAAAGCATCTGCTCTTGGTGTTGACTGGACGATCAAGCCGGAATTCGCAAGAACGCTGACGAACCATACCATGACCCTGCAGGGAAACTTTGATCCCGCAAGGCTTCACTCCACACCGGAGACGATTAAGAAAATGGTGAATGAAATGATCAACCGTTTCGGAAAAGACAGATATATTGCCAACCTCGGACACGGGATTCTTCCTAACGTTCCTGTAGAGAATGCTGAAGCATTCATCAGAGCAGTGGTTGACTGGAAGCCGAATCTTTAA